GCAAAGCACCAACCCAACTTGTTCAGCTACTGTATAGGATCGACTTCGAACTTGGGGGGAGCTTGTATAAGTTGTGTCCACAATCCCCAGACTTTTGtgcttcatctcctccacaTTCcactctctcttcctttttcACCTCTCTACTCCTGCACTCTCAGTCTTTGAGTTGTTTGCTTGTTGGTCAATTCACTTTGCTCCTTCAACAATCATGTCGCATTACTCTAGTCCTGCTGAGAAGGACCTCAAGCGTGATCTCGAGAATGATCAGCCTGCTTTGAACAACACCCCTTCCATCGCTGGTGAAGCCCAGGTTCACGATGATGTCTTTGGTGATATCACCGATGAAGGCCCCAACTACCGCGCTGTACGTAATCCACAGCAttatcaacatcttcaagtcaCCTAACATCTCTAGGTCGGCTGGATCGGCACCGTAgctctcatgatgaagacccaggtcggtcttggtgttctgTCCATCCCAGCTGTCTTCGACGTCCTCGGTATTCTCCCcggcatcatctgcctcatcgtcatcgccggCATCACAACATGGTCCGATTACATGATTGGTGTTTTTAAGCGCAACCATCCGCAAATCTACGGTATCGACGATgcaggcttcttgatcttcgGCCGAGTTGGACGTGAGATTTTCGGCATCGCTTTCTGCCTCTGTATGTATTTCCGCCTTATACCTTGATATATAccttgacaacatcagctAACAACCCAGTCTGGATCTTCGTTGCGGGCTCTGGTATGCTCGGTATCTCAATTGGTCTCAACGCCGTCTCTCTTCACGGTACTTGCACTGCTGTCTTCGTCGCTGTTGCTGCTATTTGCGGATTCCTGCTGGCCAGTGTTCGCACCCTCGGCCGCATCAGCATGCTCGCCTGGGTCGGCCTCGTTTGCATCATGACTGCTATTTTCACCGTCACCATCGCAGTTGGCGTTCAGGATCGTCCTGCAGCTGCTCCCCAAGAGGGCCACTGGAAGTCTGACTGGAAGGTTGTCGGAAACCCCAGTTTCACTGAGGCtatttcttccatctcttctctcatctttgccTATGCTGGAACCCCTGGATTCTTGTAAGTTTACCTCAGCTGTTATGTGTGATTCATCCACCTAACTTTCAAAGTGCCATCGCTGCTGAGATGAAGCGTCCTGAGCATTATACTCGATCTCTCCTCATCTGTCAAGCTGGTGTCACACTCACTtacatcgtcatcggctgCGTCGTTTACCTATACTGCGGCTCATACGTCGCATCGCCCGCCCTCGGTTCCGCCggccatctcatcaagcGCGTCGCCTATGGCATCTCCCTCCCCGGCCTTCTCGCAACAACcgtcctcgtcatccacTTCGCCGCCAAATACGTCTTTGTCCGCCTTCTCCGCGGAACAAAgcatctctcctccaacagcGCTATCCACTGGGGAACTTGGCTCGCCTGCACCATAATCACCACCGTTATCGCCTACCTGATTGCTTCTGGTATTCCTGTCTTTGGCGGCCTCGTCTCCCTCGTTGGCGCGCTCCTTGGCACGCTCATGTCGTTCCAGCTGTACGGCTTTATGTGGCTGTATGACAACTGGGCCAAGGGCAAGCGTGATCCCAACATGAAGTGGTACCTCATGGTTGCTTTCAGCATCTTTGTTATTGTCTCGGGTACTTTCCTCATGATCGGTGGTACTTACGGATCTATtgttggcatcatcgacTCGTACAAGGCTTCAGGTGGCTCTGCTGCTTTCTCTTGTGCCGATAATTCGAATTCCACTTAAGCGCAGCGTTGTTTTCTTTTAGCATTACGCATTGTATACCATTGGACTTAGAGTAGAGAAAACATATTCATACATTAGAGGTTGAAGAATAAATCTACCATCATATTTATAAACCATGACTTCAGTCCCCTGTGAAGTGATTTCCTTGGTCTGAATAACAGTTGATTCTTCCAAACCTCGAGAGTACAAGTAAAGGGAAAAGTGACTTAGTCATTACAATGCTGTGATCCACCAAACTTACAGAACTCTATACCTATTCGACTGGGCTCTCAAGATACTCCCATGCGCTCAAGCTTGGGTGACtcgactcatcatcaaaccaaGCACTCACTTTCCAACCATTTCTTCAACCAAAAAGCTTGGCCATCAAATTCCCCGCAAAAACACTGGATGAATACCCATGATCCCTTGTGGATATCATCCTCAGCAAACCCGTTAGCCTAAGCGCTTCCCCATCCCCACTGCGCGCATTTCATCCTTAGTCCACCAATAGTCTCGATACCCATATccacaacttcatcatcacatcaaagTGGGTATTTCAGATAAGACTCCAAAATCAAGATTCTGGACTGCCATCTGATGATCAAATTTTGCCTATTCTGACGTCTGGATCTGCGGGCACTAGCCTGCCGTGTGGCCGTGACTAGCTGACAAGGGACAGGACACTGTGCAGCTGTGCTGTATGTACAGTTAGCCTGAACTTTAAAGTTTTCAACGCAGAGTCGCCACTGAGTTGGGGAAGGTTGGGGAGGAAGAGCTAGGTGACGCCGACGCCAGGGATGTTTCATGCAGCTGGGGTCCTCTTTGGATGATACTTTGGTTCATGTCGGCTTATGAAGACCAAAGTTGAGCACTGATCTTTGAACCAAGAATGGTGTATTTATTAACTTTACGAAGTGGATATTGGCATACAGGGAGGATGGGGATATCGGCAATCGTCGGTAGAAATGAAGATATGGGGCTCTTGAAGCTGGGTCGTGCCGTGCAACGGTCAACCTTAATTCGTGAAACCCCAGATCCGATGCCGGAGTGCTCCCCGATAGTTAACCCAGCCACTGaggctcttgctgctgagctcgCAAGATAATCAGTTGATGCCGATATCAATATGTTAGACACAGGTCAATGGGAAATTAGTCTCGGCTGATTGCTGAGGGCATTCGCATTGGCTGTAGGATTTACTTGCTAAGCTACCAGCAATGAATGAGATGTCATTACTTAGGTGATAATGCAGAGAACATTTTAAACCACGACTTATTCTATACCTTTATGGAATTACCAAATTTTGCATCATTAGCTCGTTGAGATACTGTCTGTTGTATTTTGGCAAAGTCCACGTGGTTCTCTTCTCATACAGAAGCTTGCATATCTTCGGCGCTGATAGTTGGCTGGTCTGGATTTAACAAGTAAGCTGAAAGCCACTTCGTTGACTGCTAAGCTGCGGGTTCAGTAAACACAAAATCTCTGATCATGGTGTATGCCCTAACAAGAGCTATAGTCTTACTCTCCTGATGTTGGCTCGCCCTGCGGCTACAGGGCGGCTTTGCCACTAGCCAACTATTACCAGCGCAGggctcagctgcagctggcTTCGTGTAGACAGAGGTTTCAAAATATCAAGTAACATCGCGATCTTTCCAGAATTCGGAACTGCCGCCTGCAGCATCGCTGTCGCTGAGGTATCATAGCTAATAATACGCGTCTTCGGAACAAGTTCGATCGCTTGGCTGAAGGCTATGTACAGTTTGTAGAAATGACTGAAGAGTACTCAATTGTATTGTATAGTATTTTAAGCAAATTTTGAAAGATCAAAAATCTCAAGCTAAGTTCTGTATGTATAAATATTTAGTGCTACGGCCTTTGAGGACTTAAGTGGCTGTTTGATAGCAAGGATACTGACTGGTCAGCTCCTAGTTTGCCGTGAACACTTGGAGAAAACAACACTACTTGGTCTCCAGGGAGATAAGATCTAAATATGAAAATAATTACAAGCCGATAACAGCAGATTTGCGTCTTCTTGGTCCAGCTTTAGTAACAACTCGATCAAGACATGAGTGACACAACCCCCGTGGCTCAATCACATCGAACTCTGCCCTCCGACAACCCGAAGCCTATTGCTTATTAGATGAAAATTACTGGCCTTCGATGCCGATGTCCTGTTCCATTCACTGTACTGTTGCAGCCGTTCACTAGTCAGGAAGCTCGCATCAAGGAATGGCGTTGATCTGGTAGCCGACACATTTATCTGCACATCCAGACCGAAGTGagctattttattattaagtTGCTAAATATATAACTCCTTTTCATGGTACTCGAAAACGCCCAAGTCACTGCGCAGGCTCCTCTCGCACAGGCCGTAAGACGGAGATTCGATTGCGACGATCCCGTGTGCTTGGACCGAATTAGCAGCTCTCGAAAAGGAAGGCCAGAAATCTTACTAACAAAGTGCCCTACTCTCatttctctccctcttttgactttggtcTAACAAATTGGGCGTTGTGTGGCAGCTGATACCCCACCAAAACATGGTTGGCAAGCATCTCCGCCCACGTCGTGGAGACTTACCTATTTTGACGAGACCGTTCATCTCGAGATCGATAGAGAACAACGCGGGGGTATACCAATTGGTAAAGaaagataaaaagaagaaacataTAATACACCAGAATAATCAAGAGTTTCATCGTAAACATCCATCTCATatcactcactcatccaAGTGTCTCATTCAAATCACTTACAATGGCCCCCCAAGAACTCACAGGCATCCTAGTCGCCCTCATAACCCCCTTCAAACCCGACGGCACAGTCGATCTCCCCGCCCTCGACGCCCACATCCAGCGTCAAATCTCCGCCGGCGTGCACGGCCTAGTCCCCGGCGGCAGCACCGGTGAATTCACTGCCCTCACCCTCCAAGAGCGCAAAGATGTCCTCGACCAATGCGTCAAGTCAGCAGCCGGTCGAGTCCCCGTCGTCGCTGGCATCGGCGACCTCACCACCTCTGGCGTCGTAGAGCTCGCTAAGCACGCTGCCGAGGTTGGAGCCGCTGCTACTATGATTGTGCCGCCTTTCTACGATGCGCCTAATCTGAAGCAGTTGAGGGAGATGTTTGGGGAGATTTACAAGGAGAGTGGTTTGCCGATTATGTACTACAATATCCCCAGTGCGAGCGGTGTTAGCTTGTCACCTGCGGAAATTGCTGGTCTTTCAGATGTTGGAGTCAAGTATCTTAAGGATACTTCTGGAAATGCACCCGCTCTTACAGACCTtctcttccaccaccacaacGACATCACCGCTCTCAACGGCTGGGACACACTGACTTTCTACGGTCTCTGCGCCGGAGCCAAGGGCTCAGTCTGGGGAACCACCAATGTTCTCCCCGAACTCTCAGTGCAGCTTTGGAACGCCATCGCTGTTGAtggagacttgaagaagggacGTGAGCTTTGGTCCAAGATCTTCCCTGTGTGCAAGTTTTTGGAGGCGCATCATTATGGTGCTGGCATCAAGACTGGCATGGAGTTGCAGGGCTGGAAGACGGGAGGTCTGCGAAAGCCGTTTGCTCTgctggaggatgatgagagggCTGAGCTTGCGCAGTTTCTGAAGGATGCTGGCGTTAAGTTGGCGTGAATGGATACGGCTTTGCTTTATGGAGTTTAATGACTGAAATAGTAAAATAGACAAAATGACTTTAtgaaagttgaagaagacaaatCGCTATAATATGAGAACAGAATCAAGTGAATTGCCATATCTATGCTAGACTTTCCTGTACAAGACTCTGCCAACTCGTAGTCCAATCCCCAGactgcttcctcttctcccaaaTCAAGGGCACAACAACCCCAGCCGGCCTGTTCGTAAAATAAACACCCTTATCATCCGTAACCCCCAAACACTTCAACGCTCGCTCCTGCAAATCCGGACTCACAGCTTCACAAGCTGCCACAAAAGCAGGCCACGCCAAACTCGTAGCAAAATCCTGATCATCGATCAACTCACTCAGACACGGCTCGAGATACTCCAGCGTCTTTCGAACAAGGTCTTGCAATATCATGGCGTTCATGTCATAGACTCTTCGGTAGAAGTATATCACCAACGCTTGGTGGATTGCTAGTGTCATTGAGCGAACTTGAGGATGGCGAACGAGGTCTTCGTCGCCTGTGGGCATTTTGACGGGCTCGGTGGGGTCGAGGGTTGAGGGCCATGCCCAGATTCTGTTTTCGAGGGTTTTGGTATGTTTGGAGAGAGCTTCTGATATAGAGGGGTTGCAGCGCGCAACAGTCTCAAGACGGTTCTTCTCATTAGACAAGGAGACCGTTTGTGACAAGAGCGTCATAAGAGACTCGGGTATCCCGTAAATGACCGGATAAAGAGTCTGAGTCCAGCGTCCTTGGACTTCAAGATGAATGTCATTGtatccaagctcatcagtcTTTTCTTGAGCGGGATCAAGACCCATGTTCAGGCCCTCTTCCGTGATACGGAATGTTCGAAATTGCTCACGGCCTTGGATCTCTGAAGAGCTTTCGGGAAGAGGTTCACCCCAGAGGGATATACTCTCTGCAATGACTCGGAGATGAGTGTACATATGATGCAGAAGCCGTGACTTGAAGGGGTTTTGGGTTTGGTTTGCCAGACCGCGTAGGCGGATGAGGCGTTCTGcatcgaggaggaagatgcgAAATGCACGAGCTCCATTATGCAGCTTACTTCCGTTAGTTGTCAATTCCGGGACCGATGATGGGGAACTTACTGAAGTCATCGCCATAGCTAAAATGGCCATCAAAAGCTCCTTATAACTCGCCTGTCTCGGCCCAAACATCTCATGCTGCAACGCCTGTCTCAGATGGTTCTGCGCACGTTCATGATTCTTCAACCCAACCTCCTTCCAATCCGCCGCCAAAGACTTCGGTGCCTTGGACATATGAAGTTGCAACGCACTATGAGCAAGAAGTGTATAAAATATCGAAGAGCGGGTATGAGAAGCTTCGTTCCATAGCGATAGCTCAGCAAATGTCTCGAGAGCACAGGGCAGAAATATGATCTCCCAGGGAGACTTGCGTTTAGCTCGCATTGTTGAGCGTTGGCCGGCGATGTGTTGTCTGTAGTGGCGGAGTAGtggctctgcttcttcggGAAGGATGGAGGGGCTTGTGATATTTCTTGGGTAGGGGACTACTTCGTTCATTGAGGCTTGAAGACTTGGGTCGATGGTGTCTTCTTGCGCGGTGTCGTGTCCCATGACTTGGGATATGAAGCCTGGACTGAAGAGAGCGAGGCCTTCAGCGCCCATCGGATCATCGACGAAGAAGTTTGCCATAGAATCATGACTATTCATCTGATCGCCTGCTGTTAGGTCTTCAGaattgatgttgaagctcGGATCCAATGAAGCTGTAAAGATATCCAAGTCATCTTCAGGTAGCTGATCGGGCCAGTCTGTTCGTTGAATTTCTTCGATGAGCCCATCAGTCTCAGCATACATACTCGTCGATGTATTATCAGTGTTAGTATCAGGAGAGCACTCAATAGTATCCAACGTCgactccttctcctcaagagaCTGAAAAACCCCAAAAGGCCCTCTCATCAAcgcatctccaacatcactCTTCTCACACGCAGAATCAATATccgccaacaacgccaacgccgtTCTCTTCCCCAAACTCCCCTTCAACTCATCACTCATCAACCGTCTCTCACTCTCTACATTCTTCAGTCACAGTCCCCAACACGCACCGGAGCACTTACCGGAGAATAGTGGATACCGATACTCCGAGCCCCGATGGCTCTGCTGCAGCTCCGGGCGAACAGCATCATCCCTGATCCAAAACAGCCGTGCTCCGTAACCTCCACACGCAAGCCCCAGTCGTTTACAGGTTCCACATTCGGGCTGAGCCTCGTCGCATTTTGCGTGGCGCGAACGACATGTTCGACAGCCTGTGAAGGTGCGTGTTCGCTCGACTTTTTTGGGCATCTTGGATAGGAAAGTGGAGaagcgagatgagatgaaatgagaCGATTTGGGTTgattgcttcttctcgcgAGGGAGATTCATCCCGGGGGAAGGTTGTGTTAttgtgctgttggtgagatggCGAAATGGGAATGTTTCCGCGGGGTGGGGTAGCCCGCTTATCGGAGTGGCCGTGGCGAGGGACGTTAGGAGGTTAGCTTGGGCCAGTCAAGGCCTAAAGTCTTCGCGAGTTTATGCCTTTGTGGGATAAAATATTCCAAGGGCATTCCCTCATCTTTGAATAGCTGATTATGGTCATTTCTGATAACCGTGATACTTCAGAGGGCAGATGCTATGTTGACGCGCTGGAGTGCAAGGCGGACGGGTAGTTATATCAGCAGCTCAATTTCTTTACACGGTTACTTTCATCCATACTATAAGTAAGTATGCATGCTGTAAGAGAGGAGTATGTTCAGTCAATCCCTCCGCCTGAAATGGGAGAAGAttccaagatcaagctctcGGACAAATGTTAACAATAGCAAATCAACAGGGAGAACTACTGATATCAACAATAGAGTATTAATCTATCTGTTTTTGACACTCAATTCAAGCTATTCCATACCAACCATAGCACCGGACTACACTTGTAGATAGAGTTCCAGAGCAGTAGCGGAGGCAACTATATAGTCGATTATTGGCTATGACGTTAGGCTTCAGGCTGCCAACACAGGTGAGAAGTAAACGGTAATCTTTTTAACACATAGTTATGCTTCTACCTAACAAGTCTTCAAGATGACTAATGATTCCCAGTGTCATAGGCATGGCCTGTCGGGGCCTGGAATAAAGATCGGgatctcgatgtcttgaACGAGCCTTACTTGTAGCGCCGAACCAGGAAAGGATATCCCTGATACTCAATGTAAAGGGTTCTGCAAAACCTCATTAAACTCTCGTTTAAGCACCAAACCAAGACTTCCAAAGAGCTCATTGTTTCCGTTGACCTACGCTTAACCTCTGGGCCCTGGTCAAACACTGAATAGTCAGTGTCGGTGAACTGGGCGACCGGTTCATTAACGTATATAATAAGCGACTCCCCGGTCCTACCAAAATGTTCGCTAGTTCTAATTTCAGCCGCTTCTATTCCTTGCTTCCGTGCCATTTGACCGAAGATTTAGGTCTCTCCTATCGATCAAGATACAACGGCAACATTTCGAGTCACAGTCTCAAACCCCTCAGTGATGAACCTCAAATTATAGAAACAACGACTCTTTATGCGTTGTCCACTCGGGAGTATGTAGCCTGTTATTATCTGCCCGCGATGAAGGATATGTTCTTTGTACTTCCCAACAGGGTCACTCAAACACTGAATACATGCAGTCAGTCTTCCAGCATTCAGACAAGAAGTATACTATGAGCGAAGAATACCTAGCCCTTTGTGCAAGACTGAGTAATGCACTTGGAATCTTGCATAGAAATGGCTAAGGACGGCTGGCAAAGTGATCCAGGACCGCAAGAATGCAAATGAGGACCAAGATGtattctttttcttgccgTCGGCCTTGTGAAAGGCTATCAAGCTTTTGGCTTTTCAAACAGAGCCTTAAACAATGAGGCCTCTATAGTAGGCCAGCATCAGAGAGGGCAAAATCAGAgaaggtttatctgcctcaGGGGTGCAATTGCTGCCTTGACCAAGCAGTATAAATACAGCCTACAGGTTTTTTACTCCTCGGACCAAGATGTATACTGAGTTTTTGCGTGGCCTTTCTTTTCAGGATCAATATAAGCGGATGAAATGAGTTTATCTCGAGCAATTCGCTTGTGTCTCTGAGCAGTAAGCACATATTGGAGATCCAGCCCTCTGTGCTGAAAGTGCAATTAGTGGTGCATGCTCCATAGGGCTACCCTTTATATTCCATCGTCTTCGCTCTACATCGTACCCTCATATTCCAATATCACTGTGTATATCATCGGCGAAGAGTGGTGCAGTGGTATCTACCTATAACCTATAACTCTCTAAACTCCGAACCTGAAATCCTAAAAATCTCTTCCCTGCGCCACTCTTCGTTTTTGCAGGTCGTGCGTTCGAACTCACGTTCATCAATGTATTACTCCAGAGCTCACATGTCTTAACAcattctttttgcttctggTTCTAGTGGGTGATACAGCTATCTCCACTTTGCAATACCGCATTCCACATCTGGAGGCGGTGCATCGTCTGTAGGCACTAAAAAGGCAAGTCTCCGCGATGAGTGCATTTGATCCCATTTATAACATCATTATTCAAGTGGCTGATAAATGCATGCGCATACAAATGAAAATCAAGTAATTCGTGCGCCATTATCGCCGCAGTGTCGTAATTTTGGTGATGCACAGCTTAATAATATTCGTGACGCAGCGTGCACCCATAAAACCCCATCTCCATAGCCGCAGCACCTCCATCCAGCACAACACAGCACTCCCAACACCACGTAAACGCACACACAATGACCTCAATCTTTCTGTAACACCCCGAATTCTG
This genomic interval from Fusarium verticillioides 7600 chromosome 1, whole genome shotgun sequence contains the following:
- a CDS encoding dihydrodipicolinate synthase — encoded protein: MAPQELTGILVALITPFKPDGTVDLPALDAHIQRQISAGVHGLVPGGSTGEFTALTLQERKDVLDQCVKSAAGRVPVVAGIGDLTTSGVVELAKHAAEVGAAATMIVPPFYDAPNLKQLREMFGEIYKESGLPIMYYNIPSASGVSLSPAEIAGLSDVGVKYLKDTSGNAPALTDLLFHHHNDITALNGWDTLTFYGLCAGAKGSVWGTTNVLPELSVQLWNAIAVDGDLKKGRELWSKIFPVCKFLEAHHYGAGIKTGMELQGWKTGGLRKPFALLEDDERAELAQFLKDAGVKLA